The nucleotide window TCTGTCCATCATCAAAAGCTATGGCTCGATAAATGAGGAAAAACAAAAACTTATATTATTGTCGGCTTGAATCACTAATCAAGCCTTCTCTGGGTCTTCCATTATTTATTCAGCAAGCCCTAGTTAGAAAAACCTAATTTAAAACTATGCTTCTTGATGCAAGTTTAGACTGTATACTCTGAGATAAGCTGGCATCCGTAGCGGTGGTGCCAGTGGGGTTAACGCGCTTTCGTCCAGCAGAAGATGAACTGATACCAGTAACGCCCGAAAAAGCCGCTGAAGTTAAAGGGAAAAGATTTAGGCGATCGCGACGATATGACTGTTGAAGAACTTGCCCAAGACTTGGGTACACCAATCTTACCCGTCAACGGCATAGAAGAACTAATCCAGGCTTGCATTCACCCTTGATAAGAAGTTCTCCTTCCCAGGTTGATCCTCGCCTATTTTTTTAAGGGCAGGCTCAGCCTCCTATTCTGGGGTTCTCAGTCTGAGACTAGAAACGAGAATAAGTAAGAATACAAAACTAATGATTTCTATTAAAATTTCTAAGTTTTTCTTCTTAGGAATAACCGTTTTAACACTGCCAGTAATTGGTTGCACCACATTATTTTCGCTGAAAAAATCTCCGGCTCTAGTAGTAAATACAATAGCAACCGTTTCCTCTACACCTATCCCGAAAACGCTATTTGGGATGCACATTCAAGAACCTACTAAAACTCCTTGGCCTGCTGTTAATCTGGGAGCTTTGCGGGTTTTTGTGCCGTGGTTCTTCATCCAGCCAAACAAAGGTGAGTGGAAATTCGAGATATTAGATAAATATGTTGATTTAGCCGAACAACAGGGAGTTGAAGTTCTTTATGTATTTAACGATACTCCTAAATGGGCAGCAGCACGACCCAATGAAGTAGGAGAATGGGGAAAAGATTTCCCCGGAGTTGCTTCAGAACCTAAAGATATGGACGATTGGCGCAACTTTGTAAGAACTGTTGCTACTCGCTACAAAGGTCGCATTCGAGCTTATCAAATCTGGAACGAAACTAATAATAAAAATGATTACAGTGGCTCAATTGAAAAGATGGTAGAAATGGCGCAGGAGGCTTACAAAGTTCTCAAAGAAGTTGATACTAATATTATTGTCGTATCTCCGGGCGCGATCGCAGGTTTGGATTTGCCAGGAAATGAAAGCTGGATTTCCCTTGGGGGAGTCGATTGGCTGGATCAATACTTTGCCAAAGGCGCGGCTGCTTACACCGACGTAGTAGGGCCGCACTTGTATTCTATCAAGGAAAAAACCCCAGAAGAACGAGTGCAAACTATTCGGAGAATGCAACAAGTAATGGCAAAGAATAAACTCAGTAATAAGCCTTTGTGGGACACAGAAAATGCCTATGCTAAATTTCCTAACGAACAGCCATTTACCGATGAAGAAGCAAGAGGTTTTATAGCACGTACTTATATTATTTATTGGGCATCAGGGATTAGTCGTTTCTACTGGTACGCCTGGGATGTAAACACGCAAATTCATCCAAATTGGTTAAAGATGGTGCAGGCGGACAATAAAACTCTGACACCAGCCAGCATTGCCTATGGTGAAGTGCAGAAATGGCTGATAGGTGCGACGATGAAATCTTGTCAACCTGATAGTAATAAAATCTGGATTTGTCAGGTTACGCGAGATAATAATTATACAGGCTGGATTGTGTGGAACCCAGAAGGGAAATTGCCTTTTAAAGTGCCTTCTAATTGGAATGTTAAGCAAGTTCGAGATTTAGCTGGGGGTAAATCTACTTTGCCAGCATCAGGTAGTGTGGAAATCGGGCGATCGCCTATATTATTAGATTAGTTAACCTGTGGTGCAATATATCCACGAGCATTGGGTGTTAAACAGGATATAGCGTTTTTCAGTTGGGTGGAATATATCGCGGTTTTAACATTGCCGCCAGCTTGGTAGGGACATGGCATTGCCATGTCCCTACAGATGTATCGCACCAAATTCCTCTTTCCCAGTCTCTGGCTGGGAATACCTACCATGAGGCTCTGCCTGAAATTATTTGATACTTTATCAGAGGCTCTGCCTCTATATCTCAGCGTTCCCAGTCATAGGGAAACGAGGATAAATTAGCTTGCTAAGTTTATATTATATTAGCTATTTCATCCTCATTCTTTAGTTAGAGAAAGCTTATTTTAAACTCTGTCTGTTGATGCAGGTTTAGATTGTATACCCTGATATAAGCTGGTGACAGTGCCAAAAATATTGAAAAAAGTTTAAGCTTTTTCAGTTGGCGATACAACGCTTTTACGAAAATCAGGTTTTACAGCTTACATCTAAAATTGAGAGGAGTAATTAATTCATGTTTTTCCACAAAAAAGAAACCATTCATACTGTCGATATTAAAGAGCCTAACCCGCGTTTTGCTCAACTAATGTTAGAGCAGTTTGGGGGAGCAACCGGCGAACTTACAGCCGCTTTACAGTATTGGGTACAGTCGTTTCACTGCGACAATCCCGGTATTAAGGATATGTTGCAAGATATCGCTATAGAGGAGTTTGGACACCTGGAAATGGTGGGTAAACTCATCGAACAGCATACAAAAAATACTGACCAAACAGAAGCTTATAAGAGTACCCTGTTTGCTATCCGTGGGATGGGGCCACACTTCTTAGACAGCCAGGGTAATAGTTGGACTGCTAGCTATATTAATGAAGGTGGGGATGTTGTGCGTGATTTGCGGGCAAACATCGCTGCTGAAGCTGGGGCGCGTCAAACTTATGAGGAGTTGATCAAACTGTCAACTGATGAAGGGACGAAGAAGACTCTAGTACATCTGCTCACCCGCGAAATTTCTCATACCAAGATGTTTATGAAGGCGCTGGAGTCGATGGGTAAACTAACTGACCCCTTCTTTGGCAATATCCAGCCTGATGAAACGGTGAATCTTTACTTCAATTTGTCTCAGAATGGTCAGGATGAGCGGGGGCCTTGGAACTCTGCACCTGATTTCCAGTATGTTCCTCAGCCTACGGCTGACAGTTAATCGTACCATCAAGTCGGGACAACTTAGTTAAAAAAATCGAGTCTGTGGGAAGGTTAACCCACAGGCTCGACTTTTCTTAATAAAAAATTAATAATGTAGGTAAGGCGATCGCCTGTAGCAATGTAGAAATTCGGTTTTATATTAAAATCGCACTTGAATTAGAAACAGTTTATACAAAAACTTCTGCGGGAAAACGATATTAATTGGATAGTACGCAATTTAGGAAGAGTTTGAGCGGGGTTTTGCCAAATACATCTGCCTATTTACTGGTATCCCACGGAAGCCGTGACCCTCGTTCCCAAGCAGCTGTAGAGGAATTAGCAACTCTTGTGGCACAGAAGGTAAGCCTTGAGAGCGAATGGATGCAGAAAAAAAGCGATCGCTCATCCTTGGCTGCGCCGCCAGTGGCATTGTCACCCCTGGTAGGTACAGCAGTTTTGGAACTAGGGGATCAGCCTTTGCATGAACAAATTCGGCAATTTAGCGATCGCGCTCATGCCAGTGGCTTGAAACATCTTCAGGTGTTGCCCCTATTTCTGTTGCCGGGAGTTCATGTGATGGAGGATATCCCAGAGCAAGTAGCGATCGCATCCATTGCTCTTGAGAGCAAGTTGACAATAGAGATCCGACCTCATCTAGGCATTCACCCTGGCTTAAGTCGTCTCTTGGCAACTAGCTTGGCTTCAGTAAACGCGGATGCGAGTATTCTCTTATCTCACGGTAGCCGCCGTGTTGGTGGAAATCAGCCAGTGGAGGCAATAGCCGCAACTCTAGGGGCAGTGCCTGCTTACTGGTCGGTGTCACCCAGTTTGGAGGAGCGTCTAGAAGATTTAGTCAGCGCTAAGTATTCTCACATAGGGATTCTGCCTTATTTTTTATTTACCGGGGGAATTACGGATGCGATCTTAACAAAAGTTAAGCTACTGTCTAAGCAATTTCCCACGAGCAAGCTTCATCTGGCTGAACCTATAGGGGCTAGTGCTGAGTTAGCCGATTTGATTTGGGACTTAAGAAGTAAATGAACAGCACAGTCATAGAGAACACGCAGGTAAACAGGAGTAAGTGCTTGGGTAAGGTATATCTAGTAGGTGCAGGGCCAGGAGATCCCGGCTTAATGACGCTAAAAGGGAAAGGACTGTTAGAGTGTGCTGATGTCGTAGTTTACGACGCTCTAGTGAGTCCGCAAATTTTGGCGATGATTAACCCCCACGCCGAGAAAATTGACGCGGGTAAGCGGATGGGGCGTCACTCCCTGTTGCAGGAAGAAACCACGCAACTGTTGATAGAAAAAGCACAGACTCAAGCCATAGTGGTACGACTCAAAGGCGGCGATCCGTTTGTGTTTGGTCGCGGCGGCGAAGAGATGGAAGACTTGGTACGTGCTGGAGTGCCGGCGGAAGTAGTACCAGGAGTGACTTCGGGAATTGCCGCACCAGCCTATGCAGGGATTCCCCTAACTCATCGTGCTTACAGTTCCTCGGTAACATTTGTCACAGGACACGAGTCTGTGGGGAAGTATCGTCCTACTGTGAACTGGTCTAGCATCGCCCACAGTTCCGAAACCATCGTTGTCTACATGGGCATTCACAATCTGCCCTACATTGTGGAACAATTGCACTTTGCAGGATTGAGTTTAGATACTCCCATCGCCTTGATTCGCTGGGGAACTCGACCCGAACAGGAAGAATTAATCGGCACCTTAGCAACGATTGTGGCGCAGGTAGAGGCGGCTGGTTTTGGCGCACCCGCGATCGCTATTATTGGCAACGTGGTGAATATGCACAGTACCCTGTCCGGTTGTCGCCCTCGTGTAATTAGTTGCTAATTGTCCCTAAATGCCCCATCAAGTCGGGGTTACACAAAAAAAGCCTGCGTAGACAGGCTTTTTTTGTCTCGCCTTGCGCGGACAAAAGTTTGTGCAGTTGCGACTATCCTTTGAGAAGGCTAAGCGCCTACAGTCGTCGTTAGGTAATTAGCGCCGCGTTTTTTCTCTTAGGATAAGCATAATTTTAAAGAAATCGTGTTAGTTGGATGCGGTAACGTTCTTTTTTAGTAACAGCAATTTCCCCAACTTCCAGCCTTCCTTTACCGCGAATAGCGATTAAGTCTCCAGATTTAACTTGAGAACTTGCTTGAGTGATTTCTTTCCAATTTACTCTGACATCGCCAGCATCGATGAAATCAACCATTTTGCTGCGAGACATTCCAAATCCAGCAGATGCGATCGCATCTAATCGCAGAGAAGCCTCAACAGTCGTCAACTCTTTTTTCTTCGGTTCGCGAATTTTTAATTCACTAAGCTCAATTCGGCGAGTTTTCACAGGAGTTGAGCGTACTTGATTGAGCTGCATTTCCAGAAACTCTACCATTTCTGGAACCACAATTGCCTGCGCTCCAGACTCTCCCAGTACAATAATATCGCCAGTTTTTTCCCGCACAATTCCACACCCCAGCATAGAGCCGAGAAAGTCGCGATGAGTGGCTTGGTCGAAGAGAAAATTTCCAGCAATATCCAAAGCCGCAACCGGGACTTGAGACACTTCCAGAGGAATTTCTGAACGCGCGATCGAGATCCTTTGCCGTTCAGCTTGCGGATAACCTCCCGAAGCAACAAGTTGTACTTCAGTTAAACGATTGAAAGCCTGTTGAATTTCAACAATTTCTGGAGGAGAAAGAAAATCAGTTACGACCACTTCCCAAGTTTTAATTGCTTGATCCGCCAGATCAATGACACGAGCTACAGTATCTCTATTTTCTACTCCTTTGAGGAGTTCTTCTCTTGGCAACATTCTAAATAGTTTTGAGTTTTGTTTTACACGCGGTTTGTCGCGTCTTGAGTTTTAAATGAATCTACAATGACTTTCTTGATTGTATCGTTGCGATCGCTCAAGGCGTATGCTTACCCAGACACAGATCGCCTACCCAAACGATTTGATATTGACTTCCAAGTCCAGCCATCATTCTGCACTAAGGCCAGAAGCAAACGCCTTCGCCTATCTATTTAGGCTGGTGACTTCTTCCTCAAAGACTTCATCGCTAACAAGGGGAATATTGTTGCTTGCTATCGGCAAAGATGAGGGAGCGATCGCTGGCGCTAAAAATTAATACCCACGCAGCCCAAGTAAGAAAAATCCATACCAGAGTAGAAATAATAATAGTGCTGTAGCCAGCGATTGCTAGCAGATGATGAGACGAAGCGCAGCGATGGTGACGCAGAATAGTTTTCCACACCCAACTAGACACTCTAGATGTAATTGGCCCGCCTCCACTTCCTACCGCTAGCGTTGTCCAAAGTACATCTATGATGATCCACCAGACGAGCGCAACTCCCAAACCCGCTAGCAATACTCTCATTCCGACCAGCCTCAAGTCACTTGCGCTGAAGCAATTACTTAGACTAGCAATGTTATGTTTGTTACTCCCTCTGTCTAGAGGATTAGCTTACACGCCATCTGGGTCAACGTAGGCTTGAAGATTTTCCGGCTCAAACTGGCGGAGTATCCGAGTAGCTACGCGAGTTGTAGTTTCGGGAGCTTTAACCACAACCAGGTACTTACCAGCATTCAGGCGGTTGCGGTAAGGCAAAGCATCGCCACTCCCAACTACCAAACCAACACCGCCGCCGACAAAAATACTACCCAAAGCACCGGAGGCTGCGCCCAGAATACCACCAATGACATGATTACCAAATGCTCCTGCCCAGTGAAAAATTTCTATCCCAGTACTCAAGTTGAAGACAAACCCGGCGATAAATCCAAAGGGTATGAGCCAATAAGCCATCAGCGTTGATTGCTTTTTAGCCTGCTCGTTAGGATCGATCAAGCCAAATTCATCAGCACTTTTGTATCCTCTACCCAGGATAGTCACCTTATCCATAGGTAAGCCTTCTTTTTCTAGAGCGGAATAAGCTGCTTCTGCTTGGATGCGGTCTTGTAGTACGGCGACGAGATAATTCATAGTGATATCGTTAGATGATGCAAAAGATAGCCTTAATTAACAGCCTATCAGTGTCGCTACAGCAAATCCTCTACCCGGATTGGGATGTGAAGCGCAAACGTACTATACAGATTTTGTAGGGTAGGGAGCAGCCCAAACAGACAAAGTTAAAAACTTTCAGGTAACAAGCCGTGTAAGAACACCTGATACAGTTAAAATGACCAACTGATGCGATCGCGCCACTGGTGGAAGTCATCAGATGCGATCGCTCTTGAGTCAACTGCCATCAATTAGCTGACTTTCAATCCTTGCTCCCTGTACACAATATCGCTCTTGGCTTTTCAAAAGTTTTGCGTACAGGAACTGATGATTTTTTACCTAGACCTACCTGCCAATCATGTCCAAGGTTCTTGTTTCTGACCCAATAGACCAAGTTGGAATCGACATCCTCTCCCAAGTTGCCCAAGTTGACGTAAAAACAGGTCTTTCACCCGAAGAACTGGTGCGGATCATGCCAGAGTATGACGCTCTAATGATTCGTTCTGGAACCCGCGTCACCAAGGAAATTATCGAAGCTGGCAAACAGCTAAAAATCATCGGTCGCGCTGGGGTTGGTGTCGATAATGTCGATGTCCCAGCTGCCACCCGTCAGGGGATTGTAGTCGTCAATTCCCCAGAAGGAAATACAATTGCCGCAGCAGAACACGCCCTAGCAATGATGCTCTCCCTCTCCCGCCATATTCCCGACGCAAATGCGTCTGTTAAAAGTGGTCAGTGGGATCGCAAAAGTTTTATCGGGACGGAAGTTTACAAGAAAACTCTCGGCGTTGTCGGTTTAGGCAAAATCGGCTCTCATGTCGCCACCGTCGCCAAAGCAATGGGGATGAAAATACTCGCTTACGATCCGTTCATCTCTGTGGAACGGGCAGAAGAACTAGACGCTCGTCTAGTAGAGTTGGATTTGCTGTTTCAGGAAGCAGACTACATCACCCTGCACATCCCGAAAACTCCAGAAACCACTCACTTGATTAACGCCGAAGCCTTAGCCAAGATGAAACCCACCACCCGGATTATCAATTGCTCCCGTGGTGGCATCATTGATGAAGTGGCTTTGGCAGAGGTTCTCAAAGAAGGCAAAATTGCTGGTGCTGCCTTAGACGTTTTCGAGACAGAACCGTTAGGCGAGTCGTCCTTAAAATCCTTGGGCAAAAATCTCGTCCTCACCCCCCACCTGGGAGCCTCCACAGCTGAGGCGCAGGTGAATGTCGCCATAGATGTTGCTGAGCAAATTCGAGATGTTTTGCTGGGGCTTCCAGCCCGTTCAGCGGTGAATATTCCCGGCTTGCGTCCCGACGTTCTGGAAAAACTCAGACCTTATCTGCAATTGGCGGAAACTCTGGGCAATATGGTGGGACAATTGGCTGGAGGACGGATTGACTCGTTGAATATCCGTCTGCAAGGAGAGTTGGCAACTAATCAAAGTCAGCCTTTGATAGTGGCAGCACTTAAAGGACTGCTTTCGCAGGCACTGCGAGAGCGGGTAAACTATGTGAATGCCAGCATTGAGGCCAAGGAACGAGGAATTCGCGTGATTGAAACGCGGGACGCCTCGATTCGAGACTATTCTGGTTCGCTGCATCTGGAGGCGCAAGGAACGCTTGGGGAGCATTCAGTGACGGGCGCTTTATTGGGAGATGGGGAAATTCACATCACCAGTATTGATGAGTTTCCGATCAACGTCCCCCCCAGCCCTCATATGCTGTTTACTCTGCACCGGGATATGCCAGGGATTATTGGAAATATCGGTTCCCTGTTGGGCAGTTTTAATGTCAATATTGCCAGTATGCAGGTGGGACGCAAAATTGTCCGGGGCGATGCGGTGATGGTGCTAAGCCTGGACGATCCCTTACCGGAGGGAATATTGAGCGAGATTACCAAAATTCCCGGCATTCGGGATGCTTATACGGTGACTCTTTAAACGATGCAAGGATTTTGGATGCAAGGATTTTGGATTAAAGGTTTACTCGTTAATCCTCAGGTTGTGTGGTTCTAACCCGTTACCTAAAATCTAAAATCTAAAATCATCGGAGGCGGAGAAACTCCTTCGCCCCCGCAAAATCTAAAATCCAAAATAGATATGGCGAACACCTGGTGGGAAATTCAAGTTTTGGGCGACCCAGCTTTGGAAGATTTAATCTTCTGGAGGCTGGACAAATTTGGCTGTCGTGGTACTTCCAGTGAGGTAAAAGGACATTCCAGCTTGGTGTGCGCTTACTTATCTCCCCTTGATGCAAATCTGCTGGATTTGGCGGCGCTGTCTCTGTGGTTGCGTCAGGATGCATTGATGGTGGGATTGGCAATGCCGATGACCCATTGGCATTTGATTGATGAGGAGGATTGGTCGAGTAGCTGGAAGCAATATTGGCAACCGCAAGAAGTAGGCGATCGCTTACTTGTCTACCCGGCTTGGCTCCCTCCTCCAGAACAGTCAGAACGCCATACCCTGCGCCTCGATCCCGGTGCAGCTTTTGGCACAGGCACTCATCAGACAACTCAGCTGTGTCTAGAGTCGTTGGAAATGCGCTTGGGTGGCGACCAAGAAGGGGTTACAGTGGCTGATATTGGCTGCGGATCGGGGATTCTCTCGATTGCCTCTGTGTTGTTAGGTGCCGAAAAAGTTTATTCCATAGATATCGATCCGATGGCGGTGCGAGCCACGCGCAGTAATCGGGAACTTAACAAGATTAGCCCCCAGCGTCTGATTGTAGAGCAGGGTAGTATCGACCGCTTAATAAAAATGAGCGATGAGCCTGTCGATGGCATTCTCTGCAATATTTTGGCAGAGGTGATTATTGACTTGATCCCGCAAATGACTGCGATCGCTAAACCTTCTAGTTGGGGAATTATTAGCGGTGTTTTGCTAGAGCAAGCCAAACCAATTGCGGATACTTTAGAACAACACGATTGGATTGTTGCCACTCTCTGGCGACGGCAAGAATGGTGCTGCTTTAATATCAGGCGTTCTTGAATTGTGCCTGTAGCAGCCCCAGTGATTCTCAAGTTGATTTCGGGAACACTAACATCAGTTGCTTGGTGTTAGTCTATGTCCCGTCTCAACAATCGCGCTTTTGAAATCCTGCGTGCTGAAATTACCAAATGTGCCGGGAATGACCCATTGAGTAAAATAGAGCAAAGCCTTGTAGTTAGGGAGTTACAATTACTGCAAAAGCAACAAGGCTCCCCTGCATCTTTAGAAGAACTACAACAAATAGTCGTCACCACTTATCCAAACTTCAGAGAGAAGGCGCTGAAGCAATCCGCAAAAGCTAATCGCTCGATAGGTATTTTAGATGTAATTAAACTAGCTGCTATACTGGTAGTCTTGCTAGTCTTAGGATCGGGATCGCTTGTCTTAGCCATCCTGCTGTATCCTACAAACGATCAGCCAGTAGCGCAGAATGCTCTCCTGAGCAATGAAGAAAATTATGAATTAGCGATCGCACTCTTAGAACAAGCAGAAGAATTAATTAACCAAGCCAGTACAGCAGCAGATTTGGCATTGGGTGAAGAAAAACTAAACGCAGCAAAAAAACATATTGATGAACTGCCAGTTTCGCATACAATATCTTCGCCGCAATACTCTTACAGGCGCAAAAAGGGTAGGCGCTATGTTAGCGGTTACAATACGCAGACAATAGAGGACGAGCAAACTGCCTCGATTCGCTCTAGATTTGAGCAGGTAAAAAACCAACTTTCTGAACAAAAACAGGTTCAGGGACGCACCAAAACTTTAATTAAAGGTGCCAAACAATTTGCCTTTGCAGCTGCTAAACTTGGACAAAATGCACCTCATACAGCAGATAAATGGCAGCAAATTGAAACTTTGTGGTACAAAGCAATTGAGCAGCTGCAAAACATTCGCGTAGATGACGTTGACTACGTGGAAGCGCAAAAATTACTAGCAACGTACCAAACCAACTTAGGCACTGTGCAAACTCGACTGAAAGCAGAACGCGAGTCACAAGAAGCTTTTAAATATGCTCAAGAGCAAATCCAAGCTTTGCTGGCTTCTATCCCTAAGGATGGTTCACAGGTGAATCGCAACCAGATAATTAGCCAGATGCAAGAAATTATCAATCAGCTGCAAACGGTTAAATCTGGGACAACCACCTATTCAGAAGCCCAAAACCTGCTGCAATCAGCACAGAAGAAACTCGCTGCTGCTCGAAAATAGCAATGAGCGGCGCGATCGCACACTCAGATAAAATGTAATTAATATTCCTTGCTGACAGCAGAAGGCTGGCGTACCATGCGTGATCCTGATTTTACAGATGCTTTACAATGGACACCTGATGCCAAAACAAAGCTGAAAAATATTCCCTTTTTTGTCCGCACTCAGGCGAGACAACGGATTGAGCAGCTAGCTCGTGCTGCTGGTTCGGATATTGTCACGGTTGAGTTTGTTGAGCAAGCAAGGGTCGAATTTGGACAGTAATAAAGTAATTCAGCTTGTCTATAGCAATCCTATTTGAGTTGTGACTACCTTTTAAATCAACCGCCCAGGCGCGGCCGGCAGAGGAAAGGGAGAAGTTCATAAATGATTTAGGACTGCTATATAGGGTTTCTCAGTTGGGTGGAATATATGGAGGTTCTGACGTTCGAGCCACCTTGGTAAGGACATGGCAATGCCATGTCCTTACAGATGTGTAACACCCAATCAAGAATTGCTATAGTAGCATGGCACTAAGTGGATATACGAAATAAATTACACATCAAATCCTATTGAAAGCCTGATGTAGCAAGGCAAGTTTGTGTAATTAATTCTGCACAGTTACTTATAGAGTAATGACTACCTAATCAACCTTCCTCTAAATTCATTGCCGATAAAATAGCCTGCTGACTCACTGTTTTGTAAACTGTATCTAAATATTGCATTACTGGCTGACTAGAAGCTGAATTGGAACCTGATGATAAAGGAATAGGGCCTAAAACATCTAATATTGTGTCGTTGCTTGGTGGTGCAATTACAACTAAGGAAGACTCTAGAGGCTCGTTGTATTGCCAAAATTGCTCAATTTTAAGCGGGGTTACTGTTCGAGTTAGCGGCGATGTTTCCGCAGTAATTTCTGTTTCAGAAGTTTCATCAGCCCCACGTCGCAATTGACGTAATGTGTCGAGTATTTGTTCTTTGGTACGTCCGCGCAACTGGAAGATTACAAAGGGGTCTTCGCTGAAGCGATCACCTAACAAATAATATACTGCTCCAATATGTTTGCAAGGATTAGCCGGATCGGGGCAAGAACATTTACTGTGGATATCAAACTTGGTCAACGGAAACAAGCTTATACCATTTGCAGTAAACACTTCTTCAATATTTTGTGGCATTTCTCCAGCCAACAAACGAGCTGAAAAAATTGCCCGCTGTGACATAGTTTCAATCACATACTCCCATTGCTCGTCGCTAAAAGCATCCAGCGATAAAACAACTTTATATGGTTCAGGCGCAGTTCCTTGCACTCTAGAAACCACCTTGTGACCGCGAAATTCTAGGCTTAAAACTTTGCCTTCTCGTGCATATATTCGCGCCCGTTCCAAGCGACGCCGCCAGCCAAAAGACTCTAGTAAATCTAGCCACCGTTGCGCCCACCATTCTCGACTTTGTTGAATATCGTAATTTGTCATTTTGTTTTACTCCTGTTGTTCTCTCATTTCCTCAGCCTGGGAACGAGAATTGAAGGCTGTAAAGGCGGATGAGAGTTTGTGCGGTTGCGAGTTTAGAGGATGTCTGGAAAGTCATAATCAAGACGCTTAGACGGTAAGATCCCCCTAAATCCCCCTTAAAAAGGGGGACTAAGACTTGATTCTCCCCCTTCTCTCTAGCGCAGCGGCGCGTTAGCGCGGGGACTGGGGGATCTAGCTAACTTTTGACGGTTCTGGGACATCCTCTTAGCCGTTCAGCATTTATTCATCATCAATTACTGCACTGCGGTCAAGTAACAGTAAGTTGCGGAGTTGGTCGGTATCTAGTTCTGTTAGCCACTGTTCGCCAGCACCAACAACTTGTTCCGCCAGCGCTTTCTTACTTTCAATCATGTCATTGATTCTTTCTTCCAGAGTACCTGTGCAAATAAATTTATGCACTTGAACATTACGAGTTTGACCGATACGAAATACCCGATCTGTTGCTTGATTTTCTACTGCTGGGTTCCACCAACGGTCAAAGTGGAAAACATGGTTAGCGCGTGTCAAGTTAAGACCTGTACCACCAGCTTTTAGAGATAGAATAAATATTCTGGGGCCTTCCGGGTCGTTCTGGAATCTGTCTATCATTTCCTCCCGTTGTTGTTTGCGGGTTCCACCATACAAAAACAATGTTTCCCAGCCAAGTTGTTGTTCTAAATAAGGCTGAAGGAGTTTTCCCATTTCGGCGAATTGAGTGAAAATCAAAGCGCGATCGCCTTCTGCTAAAGCCTCTTCTAGCATCTCTTCTAGCCGCTGAACTTTACCAGAACGACTGCGAAAAGATAAATCTTTAGTTTCGCCTGCTGATTTTAAGAATTGTGCAGGATGGTTGCAAATTTGCTTCAGTTTTAGCAATAAAGCTAAAATCATTCCCTTGCGTTGAACACCCTCGGTTTCTTCGATTTCAGCAAGAGACTCATCTACCAGTTGTTGATAAAGTGCAGCTTGTTCTGATGCAAGTCCGCAGAATACATTCATTTCCTGCTTTTCTGGCAAGTCTTGAATGATTTTGCGGTCG belongs to Funiculus sociatus GB2-C1 and includes:
- the prmA gene encoding 50S ribosomal protein L11 methyltransferase, giving the protein MANTWWEIQVLGDPALEDLIFWRLDKFGCRGTSSEVKGHSSLVCAYLSPLDANLLDLAALSLWLRQDALMVGLAMPMTHWHLIDEEDWSSSWKQYWQPQEVGDRLLVYPAWLPPPEQSERHTLRLDPGAAFGTGTHQTTQLCLESLEMRLGGDQEGVTVADIGCGSGILSIASVLLGAEKVYSIDIDPMAVRATRSNRELNKISPQRLIVEQGSIDRLIKMSDEPVDGILCNILAEVIIDLIPQMTAIAKPSSWGIISGVLLEQAKPIADTLEQHDWIVATLWRRQEWCCFNIRRS
- a CDS encoding PCP reductase family protein, which gives rise to MRDPDFTDALQWTPDAKTKLKNIPFFVRTQARQRIEQLARAAGSDIVTVEFVEQARVEFGQ
- a CDS encoding SWIM zinc finger family protein — its product is MTNYDIQQSREWWAQRWLDLLESFGWRRRLERARIYAREGKVLSLEFRGHKVVSRVQGTAPEPYKVVLSLDAFSDEQWEYVIETMSQRAIFSARLLAGEMPQNIEEVFTANGISLFPLTKFDIHSKCSCPDPANPCKHIGAVYYLLGDRFSEDPFVIFQLRGRTKEQILDTLRQLRRGADETSETEITAETSPLTRTVTPLKIEQFWQYNEPLESSLVVIAPPSNDTILDVLGPIPLSSGSNSASSQPVMQYLDTVYKTVSQQAILSAMNLEEG